In a genomic window of Peptoclostridium acidaminophilum DSM 3953:
- a CDS encoding proton-conducting transporter transmembrane domain-containing protein: MGGFLMAVPVVLPFAFAALIGSKRYACKGCVNTIAGTAVILNLIFLVLILGMDFQKSIEIVRLNENLRIFLDIDRIGALFAVLASSLWLFTAFYSMGYMKHEEGQTRFFAFFTATLGVTSGIAFSGNLMTLYLFYELLTIVTYPLVIHTQNEEAFESGRRYLAYSFGGAALVLAGMALLYSISPNLDFAAGNMAYAPEDRATLLYAFMMLFIGFGVKAAVVPLHSWLPSAMVAPTPVSSLLHAVAVVKSGVFSIIRVVFFIFGADAVRDINGQIYAGAFVAVTILMGSLLAMTHDNLKKRLAYSTISQLGYILLGVFMLNEKALEGGLLHLVNHALIKIVLFFCAGAIYVNTHKKKLSELKGIGKSMPVTMTCFSIAAVSLIGIPPTSGFVSKWYLAIGSIGAGRVWFAVVLLLSAVLTAAYLLPIIIAAFFSSDECDSGSTLVKKEAEGKMLAPIVMLTAVIVLTGIFPSIVLGFIERIVSDISF; encoded by the coding sequence ATGGGCGGCTTTCTAATGGCAGTGCCGGTAGTGTTGCCTTTCGCGTTTGCAGCTCTTATCGGCTCAAAGCGATATGCGTGCAAGGGTTGTGTCAACACCATAGCCGGCACGGCTGTCATATTGAACTTGATATTTCTGGTATTGATTCTAGGTATGGATTTTCAAAAGAGCATTGAAATTGTGAGGCTAAACGAGAATCTCAGGATATTCCTGGACATAGACAGGATTGGGGCACTCTTTGCCGTTTTGGCATCGAGCCTTTGGCTTTTTACAGCGTTTTATTCGATGGGCTATATGAAGCATGAAGAGGGGCAGACGCGTTTTTTTGCTTTTTTCACGGCAACGCTCGGCGTAACGAGCGGCATAGCGTTTTCAGGGAACCTAATGACTCTATACCTGTTTTACGAGCTCCTAACGATTGTCACATACCCTCTCGTGATACACACTCAAAATGAGGAGGCCTTCGAGAGCGGGAGGCGATATCTTGCTTATTCATTTGGCGGCGCGGCGCTGGTCCTGGCTGGAATGGCGCTTTTATACAGCATAAGTCCAAATTTGGATTTTGCGGCTGGCAACATGGCTTATGCGCCGGAGGACAGGGCTACGCTTTTGTATGCGTTCATGATGCTCTTTATAGGATTTGGAGTAAAAGCGGCGGTAGTCCCTTTGCATTCATGGCTTCCAAGCGCAATGGTGGCGCCAACGCCTGTAAGCTCGCTGCTGCACGCAGTTGCTGTTGTTAAGTCGGGAGTATTTTCCATAATAAGAGTCGTATTTTTCATATTCGGAGCGGATGCTGTAAGGGACATAAACGGGCAGATTTACGCAGGAGCCTTTGTTGCCGTGACAATACTAATGGGTTCGCTGCTTGCAATGACGCACGACAATCTTAAAAAAAGGCTGGCGTATTCAACCATAAGCCAGCTTGGATATATACTTTTGGGAGTTTTCATGCTCAATGAAAAGGCGCTTGAGGGAGGTCTTCTGCATCTTGTTAACCACGCTCTTATAAAGATTGTCCTCTTCTTCTGCGCGGGTGCGATATATGTAAATACGCACAAGAAAAAACTATCTGAATTAAAGGGCATAGGGAAAAGCATGCCGGTGACAATGACGTGTTTTTCCATAGCCGCGGTCTCGCTAATTGGCATTCCGCCTACAAGCGGCTTTGTAAGCAAGTGGTATTTGGCAATCGGAAGCATAGGCGCTGGGAGAGTCTGGTTTGCTGTGGTTCTTCTTTTGAGTGCTGTGCTTACAGCGGCCTATCTGCTCCCGATAATAATTGCGGCGTTTTTTTCAAGTGATGAATGTGACAGCGGCAGCACTTTGGTAAAAAAAGAGGCTGAAGGCAAAATGCTCGCGCCGATTGTAATGCTTACTGCGGTAATAGTTCTTACGGGCATTTTCCCATCCATAGTGCTTGGCTTCATAGAGCGTATAGTTTCGGACATCTCATTTTAG
- a CDS encoding complex I subunit 5 family protein has translation MESNLILFILLFPASAALIVYFAGLKYKQHVKLMTAGFCLVELAAIMALAPSTGGLDISLYMPHIMGTGLYIKMDMFRYIFVCMSSFIWLLAAIYSIWHFRQDSKPARFSIYFLVTLSAVMGVFTSESLLNLFTFFEIMALTSYVLVIHSESKKAHEAGKLYLIISIVTGMITLMGIFIVYEYTGELSISRLPQAVAEMGQIKYAAMLLMGCSFAAKACMFPLHIWLSKTYSESPVPATAVFSAILAKTGFFGIIIIGYIMSWDNAFGISLMALALSSMLLGGFLALMHIEVKKILAYSSMSQIGYMLLSVASAGLAATHADAAVSAGIYHAVNHALVKTLLFMAAGVMIADAGSDNLNSVGASAKSNMLKMLLIIGILSNMGMPGFGGFAGKTLIHHAIGGIFVSHMPGVKAIAECAYWVSSALTVAYSIKLYLALFPRTEKKNFKSMETGSIAAYTPMLVVAGVIALASMMPQAAIHMISVGAGLLFENPSTEHAQFYTFDSLKSSAISMLLGVALYRLAAAKLLVKADGGALCYIDIANKWPGLEKSFYLPLFGAVFGALKKIFGFLDVFITVAAENVSEGFRNICSMEIRTREDKPESGEESNLHLNLSQVTRKLVVRMESVNYSVFLTASILLFLMFSLIRK, from the coding sequence GTGGAGAGCAATCTGATTTTGTTCATATTATTATTTCCGGCGTCAGCTGCCCTGATTGTGTATTTTGCCGGACTCAAGTATAAACAGCATGTCAAACTCATGACTGCAGGCTTTTGCCTGGTTGAGCTGGCAGCCATTATGGCATTGGCGCCTTCGACTGGCGGATTGGATATAAGCTTGTATATGCCCCACATCATGGGTACGGGCCTATATATTAAAATGGACATGTTCAGATATATATTTGTGTGCATGTCAAGCTTCATATGGCTGCTTGCGGCGATATACTCGATTTGGCATTTCAGGCAAGACAGCAAGCCAGCGAGATTCTCAATATACTTTCTTGTGACTCTGTCGGCTGTGATGGGAGTGTTCACTTCTGAAAGCCTTCTGAATCTCTTTACGTTTTTTGAAATCATGGCGCTTACGTCATACGTTCTTGTGATACACAGCGAAAGCAAAAAGGCGCATGAAGCCGGCAAACTTTATCTTATTATTTCCATTGTCACTGGAATGATAACGCTAATGGGCATATTCATAGTATATGAATATACAGGAGAACTGAGCATTTCGAGGCTTCCGCAGGCTGTGGCTGAAATGGGGCAAATCAAATACGCCGCCATGCTTCTTATGGGCTGCAGCTTTGCAGCCAAGGCATGCATGTTCCCGCTGCACATATGGCTGTCTAAGACTTATTCTGAATCTCCTGTGCCTGCTACAGCTGTATTTTCGGCAATACTTGCAAAGACAGGTTTTTTCGGGATAATTATCATCGGATATATAATGAGCTGGGATAATGCTTTTGGAATATCTCTCATGGCACTTGCGCTTTCAAGCATGCTGCTCGGGGGATTCCTGGCGCTTATGCATATCGAGGTCAAAAAGATACTCGCCTACAGCAGCATGAGCCAAATAGGATATATGCTGCTCTCTGTGGCTTCGGCTGGGCTTGCGGCAACGCATGCTGACGCGGCTGTCTCGGCAGGCATTTACCATGCCGTGAACCACGCGCTCGTCAAGACGCTTCTTTTTATGGCGGCTGGTGTCATGATAGCAGATGCGGGTTCGGATAACCTCAATTCTGTGGGAGCTAGCGCCAAAAGCAACATGCTCAAGATGCTATTAATAATAGGAATTCTATCGAATATGGGGATGCCCGGATTTGGAGGATTTGCAGGCAAGACATTGATACACCATGCCATAGGCGGCATTTTTGTCTCTCATATGCCGGGTGTCAAAGCTATTGCGGAGTGCGCATATTGGGTGTCAAGCGCACTTACGGTTGCTTATTCAATAAAGCTGTATCTGGCTCTCTTCCCAAGAACGGAAAAAAAGAATTTCAAAAGCATGGAAACAGGCTCGATTGCGGCCTATACCCCTATGCTTGTGGTCGCGGGTGTAATTGCCTTGGCATCCATGATGCCCCAGGCAGCAATCCATATGATAAGCGTCGGGGCCGGCCTTCTGTTTGAAAATCCATCGACAGAGCACGCTCAATTCTATACATTTGATTCGCTTAAATCTTCCGCCATATCAATGCTTCTGGGGGTGGCGCTATACAGGCTGGCAGCGGCTAAGCTGCTTGTCAAAGCCGATGGCGGTGCGCTCTGCTACATTGATATTGCAAATAAATGGCCAGGCCTTGAAAAAAGCTTTTACCTCCCGCTGTTCGGCGCTGTTTTCGGAGCGTTAAAGAAAATATTCGGTTTTTTGGACGTGTTCATTACAGTTGCCGCTGAGAATGTTTCGGAAGGCTTCAGGAATATTTGCAGCATGGAAATCCGGACAAGGGAAGACAAGCCTGAATCCGGGGAAGAAAGCAATTTGCATCTGAATCTGTCGCAAGTCACGCGCAAGCTGGTTGTGAGGATGGAGAGCGTGAACTATTCGGTTTTTCTGACCGCATCGATACTGTTATTTCTGATGTTTTCACTAATAAGAAAATAA
- the dcuS gene encoding DcuS/MalK family sensor histidine kinase — MKKFELKLQTKITILITIVLAMAIANITYLISEITQNTIQGKLEVDITNVAQMIAKSPSIEKSLAEKDAEGSIQSYVMEEMSYLKGIDMIVVADMDGMRYAHPNPENVGRRFVGGDEKRVIENGETYFSQAQGTQGDSLRVFVPIFYEGRQVGFVMTGTLIKSLQKEKEQAILGVLAVSMLGLAIGLAGAFVLAENVKKSILGLEPREIGRLYTEKQGMLDAIHEGIIAIDRNSKITLINESACKMLSINEEYAHGKNVTDIFPTSHLPEVISTGKAEYDDEQRINDTIILTNRVPIRDGESITGAIATFRDKTEVTRLAEEITRVRQIIEALRANTHEFMNKLHVIMGLIQMDEVEEAKDYILSVTQNQQQILSVIIKKIKDPTIAGLLLGKFSEANERGVSINIDDATSLWKEHGSVTSNMLVTIVGNLLENALDAISAQECVNDAKNIDIKILETDESIEIEVADSGAGIKKEDMEKIFSRGYSTKEGNRGIGLALVKKAVESVDGEISALSYEGIGTEFIVKLPKNRRC; from the coding sequence ATGAAAAAATTTGAGCTTAAGCTCCAAACCAAGATTACAATACTAATAACAATAGTTTTGGCAATGGCGATAGCCAACATAACATATCTTATAAGTGAAATCACCCAAAACACCATACAGGGCAAGCTCGAGGTCGATATAACGAACGTCGCTCAAATGATCGCCAAAAGCCCAAGCATTGAAAAGAGTCTTGCCGAAAAGGATGCCGAGGGAAGCATACAAAGCTATGTGATGGAAGAGATGTCATACCTAAAAGGGATAGATATGATAGTAGTTGCGGATATGGATGGGATGCGGTATGCGCATCCGAACCCTGAGAATGTAGGCCGCAGATTCGTGGGCGGAGATGAAAAAAGAGTAATTGAAAACGGGGAAACCTATTTTTCGCAGGCACAGGGGACACAGGGAGATTCACTTAGGGTGTTTGTTCCGATTTTTTACGAGGGAAGACAGGTCGGCTTTGTAATGACAGGGACACTTATAAAAAGCCTTCAAAAGGAGAAGGAGCAGGCAATCCTTGGGGTGCTTGCAGTGTCAATGCTTGGCCTTGCAATAGGTCTGGCAGGCGCTTTCGTGCTTGCTGAGAACGTCAAGAAATCAATATTAGGCCTGGAGCCTCGCGAGATTGGAAGACTCTATACAGAAAAGCAGGGAATGCTGGATGCCATACACGAGGGCATAATAGCAATCGACAGGAACAGCAAAATAACCCTTATAAATGAATCTGCCTGCAAAATGCTAAGCATCAATGAGGAGTATGCGCACGGCAAGAATGTAACTGACATTTTCCCCACTAGCCATCTTCCCGAGGTTATAAGCACCGGGAAGGCTGAGTATGACGACGAGCAGAGGATAAACGACACGATAATACTGACAAACAGGGTACCCATAAGGGATGGAGAAAGCATAACCGGTGCGATAGCCACGTTCAGGGACAAGACGGAGGTCACAAGGCTTGCCGAAGAAATAACGAGAGTAAGGCAGATAATAGAGGCGCTAAGGGCAAATACGCATGAGTTCATGAACAAGCTGCACGTTATAATGGGGCTCATCCAGATGGACGAGGTTGAAGAGGCAAAGGACTATATACTCAGCGTAACACAGAACCAGCAGCAGATACTGAGCGTGATAATAAAAAAAATAAAGGACCCTACAATAGCCGGACTTTTGCTTGGAAAATTCAGCGAAGCAAATGAAAGAGGCGTATCAATCAATATAGATGATGCCACAAGCCTTTGGAAGGAGCACGGAAGCGTCACGAGCAACATGCTCGTCACGATAGTCGGGAATCTTCTTGAGAACGCGCTGGATGCAATTTCTGCGCAAGAGTGCGTTAACGATGCGAAAAATATTGACATCAAAATATTGGAGACGGACGAGTCGATTGAAATAGAAGTGGCAGACTCGGGAGCAGGCATAAAAAAGGAAGACATGGAAAAGATATTTAGCAGAGGCTACTCCACAAAGGAAGGAAACAGGGGTATAGGACTGGCCCTTGTAAAGAAGGCTGTGGAAAGCGTCGATGGAGAAATAAGCGCCTTGTCCTACGAGGGGATAGGGACGGAATTCATAGTCAAGCTGCCTAAAAACAGGAGGTGCTGA
- a CDS encoding response regulator: protein MIRVMIVEDDPMVASINKRYVESIKGFSVIGIAGNGEEALKLMRNRDVDLIILDVYMPRIDGISFLKKLRQNNVTTDVIFVTAAKEIDSYDQSMAYGAVDYLVKPFEYERFKKSLEHYSMRRKILKEKDIIGQEDIDRIALSCGSEKEQSTPKGLHIKTLSRVRGYMLKNKGRLITADEIATALSITKVTVRRYLEYLESIGEIEIEVEYGAVGRPTNMYRHI, encoded by the coding sequence GTGATAAGAGTTATGATAGTTGAAGACGATCCTATGGTCGCATCAATAAACAAAAGATACGTTGAAAGTATAAAAGGATTCAGCGTAATTGGAATTGCGGGAAATGGCGAAGAGGCACTAAAGCTTATGAGAAACAGGGATGTCGACCTTATAATATTGGATGTGTATATGCCCAGGATAGACGGGATAAGCTTTCTCAAAAAACTCAGGCAGAACAATGTGACTACGGATGTAATATTCGTCACAGCTGCAAAGGAAATAGACTCTTACGACCAGTCCATGGCCTATGGAGCAGTCGACTACCTTGTAAAGCCGTTTGAATATGAAAGATTCAAGAAGTCGCTTGAGCACTACAGTATGAGGCGCAAAATACTCAAGGAAAAGGACATTATAGGCCAGGAGGATATTGACAGGATAGCACTCTCTTGCGGGTCGGAGAAGGAGCAATCAACCCCGAAGGGACTCCACATAAAGACGCTGAGCAGGGTGAGGGGCTACATGCTCAAGAATAAAGGCAGGCTCATTACAGCAGATGAAATCGCAACGGCCCTGAGCATTACCAAGGTCACAGTGAGAAGATATCTGGAATACTTGGAGTCGATAGGTGAAATTGAGATAGAGGTCGAATACGGCGCGGTTGGAAGGCCTACCAACATGTACAGGCATATTTGA
- a CDS encoding NAD(P)-dependent malic enzyme, giving the protein MNYSELSLKLHEEKVGKIEVVSKVRVENRDDLSTAYTPGVAEPCKRIHENEEDVYKYTSKGNLVAVVTDGTAVLGLGDIGPKAAMPVMEGKAVLFKEFADVDAFPVCIDTKEVDEIVNTVKMIAPTFGGINLEDISAPRCFEIEEKLKKEIDIPVFHDDQHGTAIVVSAGLINALKLVGKDIGKAEIVVNGAGSAGCAIVKMLFSIGAKNITMCDRYGIIYKGASFNSPHMEELAKVTNSKGKTGALADAMIGADVFIGVSAGNVVSAEMVSSMNSGAIVFAMANPVPEIMPDLAKNAGARVVGSGRSDFSNQVNNVLAFPGIFRGALNVRAREINEQMKVAAAHAIAGIVKDEELSEDYVIPNALDKRIGQEVARAVEKAARESGVARL; this is encoded by the coding sequence ATGAATTATTCAGAATTAAGCTTAAAGTTGCATGAGGAGAAAGTTGGCAAAATCGAGGTTGTTTCAAAGGTCAGAGTTGAAAACAGGGACGACCTCAGCACGGCTTATACGCCTGGAGTCGCAGAGCCATGCAAACGAATCCATGAAAACGAGGAAGACGTTTACAAGTACACTTCCAAAGGAAATCTCGTTGCTGTAGTGACTGACGGAACAGCTGTCCTGGGACTTGGAGACATAGGACCAAAGGCAGCTATGCCGGTTATGGAGGGAAAGGCAGTGCTTTTCAAAGAATTTGCTGATGTGGACGCATTTCCCGTATGCATAGACACTAAGGAAGTGGACGAGATTGTAAACACAGTTAAAATGATTGCCCCTACATTCGGAGGTATCAACCTGGAAGACATTTCGGCTCCGAGATGTTTTGAAATAGAAGAGAAGCTGAAGAAGGAAATAGACATACCTGTTTTCCACGATGACCAGCATGGAACGGCGATAGTTGTAAGCGCAGGACTCATAAACGCATTAAAGCTCGTCGGCAAGGACATAGGTAAAGCGGAGATAGTCGTAAACGGAGCCGGTTCCGCAGGCTGCGCAATAGTGAAAATGCTCTTTAGCATAGGTGCAAAGAACATAACAATGTGCGACAGATACGGGATAATATACAAAGGCGCCTCGTTTAACTCGCCCCACATGGAGGAGCTTGCAAAGGTCACAAACAGCAAGGGCAAAACGGGCGCTCTGGCTGATGCCATGATAGGGGCTGACGTATTCATAGGAGTTTCCGCAGGTAATGTAGTCAGCGCAGAAATGGTTTCATCCATGAACAGCGGAGCCATAGTATTTGCAATGGCCAATCCGGTGCCGGAAATAATGCCTGATCTTGCAAAAAATGCTGGCGCGAGAGTAGTAGGCTCGGGACGTTCCGACTTCTCAAACCAGGTAAACAACGTGCTTGCTTTCCCGGGGATATTCAGAGGTGCGCTTAACGTAAGGGCAAGAGAAATAAATGAGCAGATGAAGGTTGCGGCGGCACATGCGATAGCAGGGATAGTCAAGGATGAAGAGTTGAGTGAGGACTACGTCATCCCTAATGCACTCGACAAGAGAATTGGCCAGGAAGTCGCACGCGCAGTTGAAAAAGCTGCCAGAGAGAGCGGAGTTGCAAGGCTGTAA
- a CDS encoding 2-hydroxycarboxylate transporter family protein, producing MSVEAAVIEKKLVQKASNKSAYRIMELPLPLFAILAAVALAGAYTGVLPSGMVGAIPVMMVVGAILNEIGNKTPIVKDYFGGGPIVVIFASAAFAAYGIFPQPVSETMANFMKGEGFLNFYIAALITGSILGMNRKLLIKAAVRYLPAIIGGVVAALGLAGLVGALIGYGAKKAMLYIALPIMGGGMGAGAVPLAQIFGGSLGVDPAEMLSVMVPAVALGNALAIVVAGVLDKIGKNNKKLSGDGKLMKSQEMETDAKESKRALDFKMMGTGLAISTAFFVLGCVLAKFIPLHEFALMILAVAAVKALGILPREFEEGAAQWFGFIMANLTPALLVGIGVAYTDINQVISSLSLEYVILVGTTVIGATLGAGFMGNLFGFYPIESSLTAGLCMANMGGTGDVAVLSAAKRMELMPFAQISSRIGGAFMLILATAILKIFI from the coding sequence ATGAGTGTAGAGGCTGCTGTAATAGAAAAAAAGCTTGTCCAAAAAGCCAGCAATAAATCAGCATACAGAATAATGGAGCTTCCGCTTCCGCTGTTCGCCATACTGGCGGCAGTTGCGCTTGCGGGAGCATATACTGGGGTTCTTCCAAGCGGAATGGTCGGAGCCATACCTGTAATGATGGTGGTCGGCGCCATTCTCAACGAAATCGGCAACAAGACGCCCATAGTCAAGGACTATTTCGGCGGAGGCCCGATAGTAGTGATATTCGCATCTGCGGCATTTGCGGCATACGGAATATTCCCGCAGCCCGTGTCAGAAACGATGGCCAACTTCATGAAGGGCGAAGGATTTTTGAACTTCTATATTGCAGCCCTTATAACGGGAAGCATACTTGGAATGAACAGAAAGCTGCTTATAAAAGCTGCTGTCAGGTATCTGCCGGCTATAATAGGGGGAGTCGTTGCAGCGCTCGGCCTTGCCGGGCTTGTGGGAGCCCTCATTGGCTACGGAGCTAAAAAAGCAATGCTCTACATTGCGCTTCCAATAATGGGAGGCGGAATGGGCGCCGGAGCAGTGCCCCTGGCACAAATATTCGGAGGCTCACTCGGGGTTGACCCCGCAGAAATGCTGTCAGTAATGGTGCCAGCCGTTGCGCTTGGAAATGCGCTTGCCATAGTGGTTGCGGGTGTTTTGGATAAGATAGGCAAAAACAACAAAAAACTATCTGGCGATGGCAAGCTCATGAAATCGCAGGAGATGGAAACAGATGCTAAGGAAAGCAAACGCGCGCTAGATTTTAAAATGATGGGAACAGGTCTTGCAATTTCTACGGCGTTCTTTGTGCTCGGCTGCGTTTTAGCCAAGTTCATACCTTTGCATGAATTTGCTCTGATGATACTTGCTGTGGCGGCAGTAAAGGCTCTTGGAATACTTCCGAGGGAATTTGAAGAGGGAGCGGCCCAGTGGTTTGGATTTATAATGGCAAACCTGACTCCGGCGCTTCTTGTGGGAATAGGAGTTGCATATACAGATATCAACCAGGTAATAAGCTCGCTTTCTCTGGAATATGTAATACTAGTAGGAACAACGGTCATAGGGGCTACGCTGGGAGCCGGATTCATGGGAAATCTCTTCGGTTTCTACCCTATAGAGTCGTCTCTAACTGCAGGTCTTTGCATGGCAAACATGGGTGGAACAGGAGACGTTGCGGTTTTGTCGGCGGCGAAGAGAATGGAGCTTATGCCTTTTGCCCAGATATCCTCGCGTATAGGCGGAGCGTTCATGCTTATACTTGCCACAGCTATATTGAAGATTTTCATATAG
- a CDS encoding CoA-disulfide reductase — MGKKILIVGGVAGGASAAARLRRLDEDSEIIMFERGEYISFANCGLPYYIGGVIQERSALVVQTVEATQKKFNIDIRNFSEVVKIDRDKKSVQVKNINTGEVYDESYDTLILSPGANPVKPPIPGIESAKNIFTLRNIPDTDAIKSCVDEQKPKSAVVIGAGFIGLEMAENLHAKGIHVTIVEMLDQVMAPIDFEMASIIHGHIEDKGVELILSDGVKSFEDNGKRVILQSGKELKTDMIILSIGIKPENSLAIGAGLEIGERGGIKVDEYLRTSDESIYAIGDAIEVKDYVSGFPTLVPLAWPANRQGRSVADNIYGKNVKYKGTLGTSVAKVFDMTVASTGNNEKTLKRIGADYKVVHIHPGAHAGYYPGAFPVSLKMTFDPNTGKIFGVQGVGYAGVEKRIDVVATAIKGGLTVFDLQELELAYAPPYSSAKDPVNMLGYAASNIVDGSSRSVQWHEIDSLIKDGALLVDVSERHERDMGIIKGSMGIPLTELRSRLSEIPKDKPVYVLCRVGLRGYLAERILKQNGYDVYNLDGGYRTYSSVFPAVSDMPESKCPIEVDDTGITHPYCGDIESHIQINACGLQCPGPITKLYSVMNEAKDGQIIEISVTDPGFAKDVKAWANTTGNTVLKTDFVDNAFKAYVMKGRQPSTVQQDAKVAPAAVRDGATIVVFSGELDKALASFIIASGAAAMGKKVTMFFTFWGLNVLRKQDAPAVEKDTLEKMFGMMMPKGPGSLPLSSMNMAGMGPKMIDYVMKKKNVDSLETMIKNALELGVNMVACAMSMDIMGIKQEELIDGVEIGGVATYLGKTDDSNLNLFI, encoded by the coding sequence ATGGGCAAGAAAATATTGATAGTCGGTGGAGTTGCAGGCGGAGCTTCTGCTGCAGCCAGACTTAGAAGGCTTGATGAGGATTCTGAAATAATAATGTTCGAACGCGGAGAGTATATTTCATTTGCCAACTGCGGGCTGCCTTACTATATAGGCGGCGTGATACAAGAGCGCAGCGCCCTTGTCGTTCAGACAGTTGAGGCAACTCAGAAAAAATTCAACATAGACATAAGAAATTTCAGCGAGGTAGTTAAAATAGACAGGGATAAAAAGTCCGTACAGGTTAAAAATATAAATACAGGCGAAGTTTACGATGAGTCATATGACACCCTGATTCTTTCTCCTGGAGCAAATCCGGTGAAACCACCGATCCCTGGAATAGAGAGCGCAAAAAACATTTTCACGCTTAGAAACATTCCCGATACCGACGCAATAAAAAGCTGTGTAGACGAGCAGAAGCCTAAGAGCGCGGTTGTAATAGGAGCCGGCTTCATAGGTCTTGAGATGGCAGAAAACCTGCACGCAAAGGGTATTCACGTTACAATAGTCGAGATGCTCGACCAGGTAATGGCTCCAATTGACTTTGAAATGGCCTCTATAATACACGGCCACATAGAAGACAAGGGCGTGGAACTTATACTCTCCGATGGCGTGAAGTCATTCGAGGATAACGGCAAGAGAGTAATACTCCAAAGCGGCAAAGAACTAAAAACTGACATGATAATACTATCTATAGGAATCAAACCTGAAAACAGCCTCGCTATAGGTGCGGGACTTGAAATAGGTGAGCGTGGCGGCATAAAGGTAGACGAATATCTTAGGACTAGCGACGAGAGCATTTATGCCATTGGCGATGCGATAGAGGTCAAGGACTACGTAAGCGGCTTCCCTACCCTTGTGCCGCTCGCATGGCCAGCAAACAGGCAGGGAAGATCTGTTGCTGACAATATATACGGCAAGAATGTGAAATACAAGGGAACTCTTGGAACTTCTGTAGCGAAGGTATTCGATATGACTGTGGCCTCCACCGGAAACAACGAAAAAACGCTCAAAAGGATTGGCGCAGACTATAAGGTTGTGCACATCCATCCGGGGGCGCACGCCGGCTATTATCCGGGAGCATTCCCTGTGTCTCTCAAGATGACATTCGATCCCAATACTGGCAAAATATTCGGAGTTCAGGGAGTAGGCTATGCGGGCGTCGAAAAGAGAATAGACGTTGTAGCCACTGCCATAAAGGGCGGCCTTACAGTATTCGACCTTCAGGAACTTGAGCTTGCATACGCGCCGCCTTACTCATCGGCCAAGGATCCGGTAAATATGCTCGGATACGCCGCGTCCAACATAGTTGATGGTTCTTCAAGAAGTGTTCAATGGCACGAAATCGACTCGCTTATAAAGGACGGCGCGCTGCTAGTCGATGTGAGCGAGCGTCACGAAAGAGACATGGGTATAATAAAGGGTTCAATGGGCATACCTCTTACCGAGCTAAGAAGCAGACTGTCGGAAATTCCTAAAGACAAACCCGTCTACGTGCTGTGCCGGGTCGGTCTTAGAGGATACCTAGCTGAGAGAATATTGAAGCAGAACGGATATGATGTATACAACCTGGACGGCGGATACAGAACTTATTCTTCCGTATTTCCTGCCGTTTCTGATATGCCTGAGAGCAAATGCCCTATAGAGGTAGATGACACAGGCATAACACACCCATACTGCGGAGACATCGAGTCTCACATCCAGATTAACGCATGCGGACTTCAGTGTCCGGGACCTATAACAAAGCTCTACAGCGTCATGAACGAGGCTAAGGACGGTCAGATAATAGAAATTTCAGTGACAGATCCAGGTTTCGCAAAAGATGTTAAGGCGTGGGCCAACACCACAGGCAATACAGTTTTAAAAACAGACTTTGTTGACAATGCCTTCAAGGCGTATGTAATGAAGGGCCGACAGCCATCGACAGTTCAACAAGATGCGAAAGTTGCTCCTGCAGCTGTGAGGGACGGTGCAACGATTGTAGTTTTTAGCGGAGAACTCGACAAGGCCTTGGCATCATTTATAATAGCCTCGGGCGCTGCGGCTATGGGCAAAAAGGTCACAATGTTCTTTACCTTCTGGGGACTCAATGTACTCAGAAAGCAAGATGCTCCGGCCGTTGAAAAGGATACGCTTGAAAAGATGTTTGGCATGATGATGCCAAAGGGCCCTGGCAGTCTTCCGCTATCAAGCATGAATATGGCGGGTATGGGTCCTAAGATGATCGACTATGTTATGAAGAAGAAGAACGTAGATAGCCTTGAAACAATGATTAAGAACGCGCTTGAACTTGGCGTGAATATGGTTGCCTGCGCAATGTCTATGGACATAATGGGAATAAAGCAGGAGGAGCTAATAGACGGCGTTGAGATAGGAGGCGTGGCCACATACCTCGGCAAGACTGACGATTCCAACCTCAACCTTTTCATCTAA